The following proteins are encoded in a genomic region of Phaeodactylum tricornutum CCAP 1055/1 chromosome 1, whole genome shotgun sequence:
- a CDS encoding predicted protein, whose amino-acid sequence AEIDVSKLDIRVGVIQKAWVHPEADKLFCEEIDIGEDEPRQIASGLRAHYNLEDLEGQRVLVLSNLKSRKLVNFPSHGMVMCASNDEG is encoded by the coding sequence GCCGAAATTGATGTTTCCAAACTCGATATTCGGGTTGGGGTGATCCAAAAGGCGTGGGTTCATCCCGAAGCGGATAAGCTTTTCTGTGAGGAAATTGATATTGGTGAGGACGAGCCTCGGCAAATTGCATCCGGACTCCGAGCTCACTACAACTTagaagatttggaaggaCAGCGCGTTCTCGTCCTGAGTAATCTCAAATCACGCAAGCTAGTAAATTTTCCGTCTCACGGCATGGTCATGTGTGCCTCAAACGATGAAGGA
- a CDS encoding predicted protein, translating into MNVPFFRDLKSDLRLEQNPFVVHRVNILCQLVFAAILQKRVLLANVMARFRTQKRDFRQMGARGENGEYSVRGRYSQSGPMGFSLGLTIILAWIALGWPSVAAKSASNISPIRNFEPSLAASSAQGTTISVSYPRDGSRQQTGIVVVFRSPYKGGSVRKKSAKTDWTLIDGIRVRPTSSDTATNSESSHRWTLLSDALCCMTGLASDVDYLSRCIQKQVDTHRVVYEGTRVFSALQLEATKGSSGGRPYGVQALIVGTSPTRDALQMYTVDPSGGFRHWGTGTAIGRGAALVRKHVYRQNITNQTPPTCAKEALEVALRASFSANKELFDANADDPYQALLVWTDEQGRFRVGSIDESVIDEFRERISIDNSGSSA; encoded by the exons ATGAATG TCCCTTTCTTCCGGGATCTGAAATCGGACCTTCGGCTGGAACAAAATCCTTTTGTTGTCCATCGCGTGAACATTCTCTGTCAACTCGTGTTCGCTGCCATCCTACAGAAGCGCGTGTTGCTTGCCAATGTAATGGCAAGGTTTCGGACACAGAAGCGAGATTTTCGTCAGATGGGCGCGCGGGGTGAGAATGGCGAGTACTCAGTACGCGGAAggtattcacagtcagggcCGATGGGTTTTTCGCTGGGCCTTACGATTATCCTTGCCTGGATAGCACTGGGTTGGCCTTCGGTTGCAGCCAAGTCTGCTTCCAACATCTCTCCGATACGAAACTTTGAGCCTTCCTTGGCAGCATCATCAGCTCAAGGAACCACAATCTCTGTTTCGTATCCACGTGATGGTTCCAGACAACAAACAGGCATAGTGGTTGTCTTCCGGTCTCCGTACAAAGGGGGATCCGTGCGCAAAAAATCCGCGAAAACCGATTGGACGTTGATCGACGGCATTCGAGTACGACCGACATCATCGGATACGGCAACCAATTCCGAGTCTTCCCATCGATGGACTCTCCTGTCCGACGCTCTCTGTTGCATGACGGGCCTCGCTTCGGACGTGGATTATCTGTCCCGCTGCATCCAAAAACAGGTCGACACGCATCGGGTTGTCTACGAAGGAACACGAGTATTTTCGGCTCTACAATTG GAGGCCACGAAAGGGAGCAGCGGCGGCCGTCCCTACGGTGTACAAGCCTTGATTGTGGGTACGTCTCCAACGCGTGACGCGCTGCAAATGTATACGGTGGATCCGAGTGGAGGCTTTCGGCACTGGGGAACCGGAACCGCCATTGGTCGCGGTGCGGCGTTGGTTCGTAAGCACGTGTACCGACAAAACATCACAAATCAAACTCCTCCGACCTGTGCgaaagaagctttggaagtcGCCCTCCGAGCTTCGTTTTCCGCGAACAAGGAGCTTTTCGATGCCAACGCCGATGACCCGTACCAAGCATTGTTGGTCTGGACTGACGAGCAGGGTCGATTTCGTGTGGGATCGATTGACGAAAGCGTAATTGACGAATTTCGTGAACGTATTTCGATAGACAACTCGGGATCGAGTGCATAA
- a CDS encoding predicted protein encodes VVAAAASHRGIGYQGSLPWRLPGDLRHFQAVTTQPPETGGTNAVIMGRKTWDSIPDRFRPLPGRINVVLTRHPERTLWPDGVLTATSLADAAALLAQPTRAVGHVFVIGGGQVYEQALREKFVNRVVYTEVANLPADSKFDAFFPPLPDAEWQAQPWQTSTTATNKENGNAPETGAWHTDGPSGITYRFLEYTRKVASVTVQPPTDGNAEERQYLDLCRHILDHGVRRGDRTGTGTLSQFGTQMRFSLRDGTLPLLTTKRVFWRGVAEELLWFVAGNTNANDLAAKDIRIWDGNGSRDFLDSRGLGHREVGDLGPVYGFQWRHFGATYGTMHDDYTGKGVDQLAECIDKIKNNPEDRRIILSAWNPADLELMALPPCHMFCQFYVRTASLSCQMYQRSADMGLGVPFNIASYALLTHMIAHVTGRKPGDFVHTIGDAHVYLNHVDALQTQLERTPRAFPKLQINPDKQNIDDFVFADFTVVGYQPHKTIKMEMAV; translated from the exons gtcgtggcggcggcagcctCACATCGAGGCATTGGCTATCAAGGTTCCCTG CCTTGGCGATTACCGGGAGACCTCCGTCACTTCCAGGCCGTCACGACGCAACCTCCGGAAACGGGAGGCACCAACGCCGTCATTATGGGTCGCAAAACGTGGGACAGCATTCCGGACCGTTTCCGCCCGCTGCCGGGACGCATCAACGTCGTGTTGACGCGTCACCCCGAACGTACCCTGTGGCCCGACGGTGTCCTCACAGCCACGTCGCTCGCCGATGCTGCCGCACTGCTCGCGCAACCCACACGAGCCGTCGGACACGTGTTCGTCATCGGTGGCGGACAAGTCTACGAGCAGGCTTTGCGAGAGAAATTCGTCAATCGCGTCGTTTACACTGAAGTCGCCAACCTGCCCGCCGACTCCAAATTTGACGCCTTTTTCCCTCCATTGCCCGACGCGGAATGGCAAGCGCAACCCTGGCAGACTTCTACCACCGCgaccaacaaggaaaacGGTAACGCTCCCGAGACCGGAGCGTGGCACACGGACGGGCCTTCGGGGATCACCTACCGCTTTCTCGAATACACCCGCAAGGTTGCTTCCGTAACCGTACAGCCACCCACCGACGGTAATGCGGAAGAACGACAGTATCTTGATCTCTGTCGACACATTTTGGATCACGGCGTGCGTCGTGGAGATCGCACCGGCACCGGCACCCTTAGTCAGTTCGGGACACAAATGCGCTTTTCCCTACGGGACGGGACTCTCCCCCTCCTCACTACCAAACGTGTCTTCTGGAGAGGCGTCGCTGAAGAACTCCTCTGGTTCGTTGCG GGCAATACCAACGCCAACGATTTGGCCGCCAAAGATATTCGCATTTGGGACGGGAACGGTTCACGTGACTTTCTCGACAGTCGGGGATTGGGGCATCGAGAAGTGGGCGATTTGGGACCCGTCTACGGCTTCCAGTGGCGCCATTTCGGTGCCACCTACGGGACCATGCACGACGATTATACCGGAAAGGGCGTGGATCAGTTGGCCGAATGCATCGACAAGATCAAGAACAATCCCGAAGACCGACGTATTATCTTGTCGGCCTGGAATCCTGCTGATCTCGAACTCATGGCGCTCCCGCCCTGCCACATGTTTTGTCAATTTTACGTACGTACGGCGAGT TTGTCCTGTCAAATGTACCAACGCAGTGCCGACATGGGTCTCGGGGTGCCGTTCAACATTGCGTCGTACGCTTTACTCACGCACATGATAGCCCATGTGACGGGACGCAAGCCTGGCGATTTCGTTCACACCATTGGCGACGCGCACGTTTACCTCAATCACGTGGATGCGTTGCAAACACAGTTGGAGCGCACCCCCCGGGCCTTTCCCAAACTACAAATCAACCCGGATAAGCAAAACATTGACGATTTCGTCTTTGCAGACTTTACCGTCGTTGGGTACCAACCGCACAAAACtatcaaaatggaaatgGCGGTGTAA